The genomic region ttttgaatagaTGCGCTTTCCCAATGGTACCCATGAGATTTAATTTATGAACAAAGTGTTATAGCCTATgaaatagtgtgtagtgtgcaggagCAAGGGGCGGTATTGCAGAATTGCAACTAAAGTGCAAAGCAGCgccagagagggttcaagcggagctagtaatcaagaaTCTTTGGCAGCGCTTTTGTTTAACAGGGTTTTCAAGTCTCACGCGTAATTTAACAAGTTCACACGCCACACCTTGCATTTCTCACACAGAAATATTACTAGGGGTGTCAAGGTATCTGCATAATTATTAAAGGAGGCGCAGGGATAGGCTACGAGAGGATTTCTCAGAACTAGCGCACCATTCACCagccaaataataataataaatagccACCGACGTCCAAAAAATACCAAACCACCAAAAAATATAGCCACCAACCAAAAAATAGTATTCGTTGTATCCgggtaaaattccaaaataggaCATCCCCTCCCTGCAACCACATGCTTGCGCGCTTGTGTGTTGGGTTACACGTTTAAGATTTCAAAACTgcatcaaaattatttttattcagaaaTTCAACTGTCTGTCATTTGGTAAACCAGCCTACTTATGGCACATAAACAGTGTGTGTAAATCAGGCCTTTCTACGAACACTTGTAACGCTAAggcctatataggctactttatggcaaaattatgttttatttctaAACTAAACTGTCGGTCATTAATTAAGGTATGGTTACACTGTGATAGATAGGCCTGTAGATAGTAGTAGACCCACACTCCTATTCAGaaggtggcggtaatgcaccaaAAGCTGTTTGCCAACCGCAGAAAGAAGAAGACGAAGATGCTGAGAAAAGGTTAACGGAAATAGGAAGACTTGGGGGAGAAAGCAAAATGAGGGCTCGGTGGCTACCGCTCACGGTCCTTTTCCTATGGGCCGTCTCTCTTCATTCAACGTCTGCTGATAATGGCGTGAAAAGGATGAAAATGCAGTATGCCACAGGGCCACTGCTCAAATTCCAAATTTGGTAAGTTGGTAAATTAGTCACTCATTGTCAACGAGCCCGGAAGAGTCGTGTCACTTTTTTACAATGTAGCCTCTGATGTAGCTAACGATggtttgctaacgttagctagcttcTAGTCTATCTTCGCTTGCCAAAGTGGTTAGCTTGATGTGATAAGATAGCGAATTAGGTTGTTCACACCCCGACGCTGTTATTGGGCTCATGAGAGATAACTAGTTTTAACTAAGTTGAAGTcaatcatgtagcctatagattaaacgTTGTGATATTTCTACATTACTTGAGGCCTAGCACTTCCCTAACGACATTGGCTTACTAAGACAACGCTAACGCATCCTAAACAGTAAGGAATGTAAATCGGGTTAAGTCCCGGTTACAGTGAATTTGTTTAGTTGTTGCATATGATTATGTCGCATGGGCCAAGCATTCTGATTTTGCGCTAATACAGAGTCTGGTCATATCTAAACGGAAATGAAATGGTAACGTTAGCCTAAGCGCGTTTCGTGtagtcagagcccgtctacatTCTCTGGTGTAGTCAAGATGAGGATTAGCAGCTAAGCGTTCTCAAGGAGTGCGTTAAAGCCAAGGGTGGCATTAGCGTTGATGTTGCTTTGCATTTAGAGGGATAGTTATTGAGGGATATTTGTCAGACTGATCTAACGATAACATATATTTATCGCGTAGTGTTACAGCAGATACTACCAGTATTGTTCTCTATTTGCATGACAGTATTTCCTGAGGGTACAAGCGGGTGTTTGAGGAGTACACGCAGGCCTTGTACCAGCGTTACCCAGACATCCGCATCGAGGGAGAAAATTATCTTCCTCACCCCATTTACCGGTGAGTTTTACGAGGGTTGTACAGCCCTTGTTTCGTAATGTTTCGGTTAATATTACCAATTGGCCCCTGTACAAGACTACATTTCTAACACTCGAATTAGTAAACACCTATATTTTGACTTTGTAGAGGATGGCATGAACGGAATAGAATATAATGCAtggtttctctccctctcctctagaCACGTTGcttcctttctttctgtgtTCAAACTAGCCCTGATTGGACTGATCATCGTAGGAAAAGACCCATTTACCCCCTTTGGTGTGGAAACTCCAGGGGTGTGGACTTGGGGTCAAGAGAACAAGGTAGTTAACACTGTTGAAGGTTGTCTCAGTTGTAGAGGACACAGCAGATATCATTCCCACAGGGCCTCATTAGCAACTTGGAGAGAACGATTTGTTCTTTTGAGGATATATCCACAGTAACCAAATTCCCTATCCACTAGATTGGGGTCCTAAGtggccctttgtgtgtgtggccgtatgtttgtttgtgtttacttgCCATTTCAAGCGACTCATGATAATAAATATTACATTAGCTATGAAATGAACAGCACAAGGTTAGACGCACAAGGAACAGCACAAGGTAAAAGGATGAGTTTTTGAATGCTTCCTGAAAATCCCAAAACTATATACCTAAAACGAAGAACACAAGGGGTCTGTACAAAACGGGGGGGaaatgctgccttttaagatgtCTAACACAGGATCGAGGCATGTCCGAATCAAATATTTCTGTGAAatgctgccttctaagatacCTTCGTTTTGACgaattttgaaggcagcattgACGTATCCTTCAACGTCAAAAATTCTATTTAATTATGAGCAGCTATTGCTGCAGTCGAACGTTACGTTATTATTCTTTCTGGTATCCTGACGACggcgttctgtgttgctatcttgCTAGGCTGTCCGAAACAAAGTTTGTAGCCATTACCTTAATGCCTGCTACGGCAAGGGACTCGGTAGAGAGCTGAAGGCAGCAAGCCAGCAGACAGATGCCTTCCGTTTCGTATAGACCCAAGGTTAATCATTCCACTAACTAAGAACCACAGATAAAAGGAGTCTTGATTGTGATCTCTTGGTATGAttatagtatagcctacagaagctgaaataatttaaaaaattaaaaactcCTGATTACATgtgtggaatggatttaatgtggacgcgaacataaaaagatgcggagtggctacatgatacagtgcatgTTTTGCGGTAAAAATGTTCCGcctttttaaaatcaggtgtagtcTAATCCAAATCgcaaaccatcaattagacaacagaatcagtagggtaccagttttgtttcattgtaccaggcttACTGTATGTCataagcaggctcggatgaagctgggaaggattaaacacatggTTTCCACGTTTCCGtggtaatcaaccgtgataattatgatatttgaaatgcaaacggtaattgttatcgtcaacagttttatcgcggtttaccattataccggtaatcgttacatcgcTAAGCCTAATAGAAGAGCCTACACTTAGACTAAGATAATTGCAAACTATTCTgccaacgtctcgtttcataacttaaTTGCATTTATTCccattttaatcacattattatgagCATGAAATGTATGCTATTTTGCATGCTAAAATCTGAATAATTACAAGTAAAGAATGGGAATGTAAGTTGCATAATAATTACAagtaaagaatgggaacgtaagttgCATAATTATATTCTTGGTTGTAATTGTGTCCTGTCCTgctggtgacctcagtgagaagtacctGTTAAGACGATGGTTTTGGGGAAACGGTCCGCAAATCTTAAGATGTTCATAAGAGGGACTTTAAGACCTTATTAGGCTTATGATGCTTTCGGGAAACCGGGCCCGGGATATGACTGAATAATATACAGACATGAATCATTAGCAATCAACAGCCATTCAGTCAAGCAGTAAGACATGTAAAAGCCCTTCAATTGGTAAATGCTTATTGTAGGTTGTCTAAACAGTTGACACCTGATTATACGCTCCAATGTTGTGAcatgagaaaaagggagaggagCTAGAAGGGCACATGCCCCCTGTcctgcccccctctcctcccgcTGTAAGAGCCGCCGCCTCCTGTTTCACCAAATGCACCAGCATGTTCTGCTGCGTAAATTGAGCTGAATGGGAGTACAGATACAAGATTACAGGCTTTCTAGAAACTGGAAGGTTTCGCCATCTGGTTGCAATAACTGTTTGTGCCATAGTCCACTCTTGACCCTGTATTAGTAGGGAAGGAGTTGGACATTAAATCCAAACAAGCCATGGTCACCTTTGTGCCAACATCCTTTAGACCGCTAAACAAGCAAAAAGATCATTATTTATCTTCCTAATTAGAGCGTAAAATGTCTATGCTTGTGCCTAACCAAGTTCCCTCACAGGAAAAATAAAGTTCTCTTGACTTACCTATTGGTTCATAAACTTGAATTTAaaacttcttgaatttccccttggggatcaataaccATTAACATCATGACCATTTTGGCATTTCCTTTTCAACAGATTTATGCCTGCATGATGGTGTTCTTCTTCAGCAATATGATTGAGAATCAGCTTATGTCAACAGGTGCATTTGAAATCTCGCTGAATGGTAAGACTTAAGGATTGTCCCTCCTGTATTTGGTGCGATAGTGTGGCACTGTTATATTTGACCtgttttttattgtatttttttatttgaacagACGTGCCAGTTTGGTCTAAACTGGAGTCAGGTCACCTGCCCTCCATGCAGCAGCTAGTGCAGATTCTGGAGAATGAGCTGAAGATGAACGTTCACATGGACACACTTCCACACGCTCGCTCCTAACCCAGTCTCTGCCCTGTCATATGGAGCCTGGGAGCCAAACATGTATGTGCCTACTGCATGTTACAAATCTCTTGTCATAATTGGAACctgatgtgcatgttaaatTCAGTGGAGCTGTTCTTTAGCTGCTTTCACATTCTTGAAGCACTTCAGTTTTGCAGAGTTGGTGTAGTATTGAGGCATACTTGGGTTTCATTCTGTTGGTGTAAGTTTGATGTGGTACCAATTTGTTCAATTAGGTATCCTCCTTTCACATTCACTCTGCTCCCACTCCCTTCTTCCATAACAGGTTTTAGGTGGGC from Alosa alosa isolate M-15738 ecotype Scorff River chromosome 1, AALO_Geno_1.1, whole genome shotgun sequence harbors:
- the selenot1a gene encoding thioredoxin reductase-like selenoprotein T1a, which codes for MRARWLPLTVLFLWAVSLHSTSADNGVKRMKMQYATGPLLKFQICISUGYKRVFEEYTQALYQRYPDIRIEGENYLPHPIYRHVASFLSVFKLALIGLIIVGKDPFTPFGVETPGVWTWGQENKIYACMMVFFFSNMIENQLMSTGAFEISLNDVPVWSKLESGHLPSMQQLVQILENELKMNVHMDTLPHARS